A window of the Labrus mixtus chromosome 8, fLabMix1.1, whole genome shotgun sequence genome harbors these coding sequences:
- the sppl2 gene encoding signal peptide peptidase-like 2 — translation MRVPETLIWAAFLIQKVVGEYGMAHFSDTGKSKGKDYCIFFNSEWARLPQDLNKASRLQIHDLTTSVLCSATDVPEGGFPNRIPMVMRGNCTFYEKVRLAQLNGAKGLLIVSKDRLTPPAGNKTQYEEIDIPVALLSYSDMLEISKTFGKGRLVAMYAPNEPVLDYNMVIIFLMAVGTVAVGGCWAGSRDHKKRYMKHKRDDGAEKQDEETVDVTPIMICVFVVMCCSMLVLLYFFYDSLAIWVIGIFCVASSVGLHSCLWPFVKRLPFCKCRVPENNLPYLHKRPQIRMLLLSAVCIGVSITWMVFRNEDQWAWVLQDALGIAFCLYMLKTVRLPTFKACTLLLSVLFVYDVFFVFITPFFTKTGQSIMVEVAAGPSDSSTHEKLPMVLKVPRLNSSPLALCDRPFSLLGFGDILVPGLLVAYCHRFDILTQSSRIYFVACTIAYGIGLLITFVALAVMQMGQPALLYLVPCTLLTSLTVALWREELPQFWTGSGFVPAIVLAPINCTQTPAPQTKGPSTKLEPQTDEATNQSKDPPPPQETPPEEKDEEENKSDRKDN, via the exons GTGGTGGGAGAATACGGCATGGCCCATTTCAGTGACACGGGTAAGAGCAAAGGAAAGGATTACTGCATATTCTTCAACTCCGAGTGGGCTCGTCTACCTCAGGACCTCAACAAGGCA TCACGTCTCCAGATCCACGACTTGACAACATCGGTCCTGTGTTCGGCCACCGACGTCCCGGAGGGAGGTTTCCCAAACCGCATCCCCATGGTGATGAGAGGCAACTGCACGTTCTATGAAAAAGTCCGACTGGCCCAGCTTAATGGCGCCAAGGGCCTGCTCATCGTCAGCAAGGACAGACTG ACACCACCAGCAGGAAACAAGACTCAGTATGAGGAGATTGACATTCCTGTAGCGCTGCTCAGCTACTCCGATATGCTGGAAATAAGCAAG ACCTTTGGGAAAGGGAGACTGGTGGCCATGTACGCGCCCAATGAGCCGGTGTTGGACTATAACATGGTGATCATCTTTTTGATGGCGGTAGGAACAGTAGCTGTTGGAGGTTGCTGGGCAGGCAGCAGAGACCACAAGAA acgctacatGAAGCATAAGCGGGACGACGGCGCAGAGAAGCAGGATGAAGAGACCGTAGACGTCACGCCCATCATGATCTGTGTGTTCGTGGTCATGTGCTGCAGCATGCTGGTGCTGCTCTACTTTTTCTACGACAGCCTCG CCATTTGGGTCATCGGCATCTTCTGCGTGGCCTCCTCTGTTGGCCTCCACagttgcctttggccttttgtCAAGAGACTTCCTTTCTGCAAGTGCAG GGTTCCAGAGAACAACTTGCCGTACTTACACAAACGACCACAGATCCGCATGTTGCTGCTGTCCGCGGTCTGCATCGGTGTCAGCATCACCTGGATGGTGTTCCGCAATGAAGACCA gtgggcgtgGGTGTTACAGGACGCCCTGGGGATCGCCTTCTGCCTCTACATGCTCAAAACCGTCAGGCTCCCCACGTTTAAG GCTTGCACCTTACTGCTGTCGGTGCTTTTTGTGTAcgatgttttctttgtatttattacTCCCTTCTTCACAAAG ACTGGGCAAAGTATAATGGTGGAGGTAGCGGCTGGTCCCTCAGATTCCTCCACGCATGAAAag CTCCCCATGGTGCTCAAAGTGCCACGGTtaaactcctctcctctggctCTCTGTGACCGACCCTTCTCCCTCCTGGGCTTTGGGGATATTTTAGTACCAG gtcTGCTGGTGGCATACTGTCAcaggtttgacattttaacacaaTCCTCCAGGATCTATTTTGTGGCCTGTACAATCG cgtATGGCATCGGCCTGCTGATCACCTTCGTGGCCCTGGCCGTGATGCAGATGGGTCAGCCGGCCCTGCTCTACTTGGTGCCTTGCACTCTGCTCACCAGCCTCACTGTAGCGCTGTGGCGCGAGGAGTTGCCCCAGTTCTGGACTGGAAGTGGATTTGTG CCTGCCATAGTCCTCGCACCCATCAACTGTACACAAACTCCAGCACCGCAGACAAAGGGACCCTCAACAAAACTAGAGCCACAAACTGATGAGGCCACCAATCAGAGCAAAGATCCCCCCCCACCTCAAGAAACCCCCCCAGAAGAGAAAGACgaagaggaaaacaaatctgacCGAAAGGACAACTAG